One window of Candidatus Nitrospira kreftii genomic DNA carries:
- a CDS encoding hypothetical protein (conserved protein of unknown function) produces MIDLRGSIRGHGMAISLCLCSVAFMMSGCTWVLGKGKPTWVDGRTLEYPSAQYLTGVGRAENRRSAEDQAYAAVARIFKAEVAAQARDQESYEVIENDDIANTKRRLTIDSVTRVSTEKVLENVGIIDNWYDSDHELHFALAAMNRSQAEASLLDKVVALDQAITAEITEARQATNKLVKVRALRKAGRNMILREAYNTDLRVIRLSGQGTPSAYRANELFRELEQFLATNLVIAVQVSGDQAELAQRALIEGLLREGLHVATKVGGADADSLELLVSGTVRLLPIDVGDPQFTYVRWCGDFKVVDFATRQVVGTVARGGREGHLTQHEATAKTLRVMQQVVSSEVAKAIAAHIFDDDALQVATESSSGCPREKSTVSP; encoded by the coding sequence ATGATCGACCTGCGTGGATCGATTCGCGGTCATGGGATGGCGATCAGCCTCTGTCTGTGTAGTGTGGCATTTATGATGAGCGGATGTACCTGGGTGCTTGGAAAGGGGAAGCCCACGTGGGTCGATGGTCGAACCTTGGAATATCCTTCTGCACAATATCTGACAGGGGTTGGACGAGCAGAGAATCGGAGGAGCGCCGAGGATCAGGCCTATGCGGCGGTAGCGCGCATCTTCAAAGCGGAAGTGGCTGCGCAGGCGAGAGACCAGGAGTCCTACGAGGTCATTGAAAATGATGACATCGCGAACACCAAACGGCGGCTGACGATCGACAGCGTGACGCGAGTATCGACCGAGAAGGTGCTTGAAAATGTCGGCATCATAGACAACTGGTATGACTCAGACCACGAGTTGCATTTCGCGCTGGCTGCGATGAATCGGTCGCAGGCTGAAGCATCGTTGCTGGACAAGGTTGTGGCGTTGGATCAGGCGATCACGGCGGAGATCACTGAGGCCCGGCAAGCAACCAACAAGCTTGTCAAGGTTCGTGCCCTCCGAAAGGCCGGTCGGAACATGATACTGCGAGAGGCCTATAACACAGATTTACGTGTGATTCGTCTCAGCGGGCAAGGGACTCCCTCCGCCTATCGAGCGAACGAGCTATTCCGCGAGTTGGAGCAATTTCTTGCTACGAATCTGGTGATTGCTGTACAAGTGTCGGGCGACCAGGCAGAGCTGGCCCAGCGTGCGCTCATCGAAGGGCTCCTTCGAGAGGGTCTGCACGTGGCGACGAAAGTAGGTGGGGCTGACGCCGACTCTCTGGAATTACTCGTCAGCGGCACCGTGCGACTCCTTCCCATCGATGTGGGTGACCCACAGTTCACGTACGTTCGATGGTGCGGCGATTTCAAAGTTGTGGATTTTGCCACGCGACAAGTGGTTGGGACGGTTGCCCGTGGTGGAAGGGAAGGACACCTGACGCAGCATGAAGCGACTGCTAAGACGCTTCGTGTGATGCAGCAAGTAGTGTCGTCCGAAGTGGCGAAAGCCATCGCCGCACACATTTTCGACGACGATGCTCTTCAGGTCGCGACTGAATCGTCGTCCGGTTGTCCACGAGAAAAATCAACGGTGAGTCCGTGA
- a CDS encoding Glucosyl-3-phosphoglycerate synthase, with translation MSDFYQNGVVTVLHRLGRSNTAQLEEELERYAKTTPIALVLPSLYAELERPALKGIVETLSKVRYINEIVISLDQASALDFRFAKQFFSQLPQRVRVIWNDGSRIQAILNTLVSHELDIGLQGKGRGCWTAYGYVLARGQSQVIALHDCDIVSYDRQYLARLCYPVANPNLAYEFCKGFYSRVTDRMHGRVTRLFITPLVRSLQLLVGPHALLSFLDSFRYPLAGEFAMVRDLAWINRIPGDWGLEIGVLAEVYRNCALRRICQVDIADAYEHKHQTLSTHNPDAGLLKMCVDITKSLFRNLASEGLVLSESTLKTLRATYLQAAQEAISRYENDAAINSLRFDRHEERQAVEVFLRGMTLATDSFLEDPLGVPMISNWSRVTHAVPDMFQRLMDAVEQDHAWNPTADTPQLVS, from the coding sequence GTGTCCGACTTTTATCAAAATGGTGTGGTGACCGTCCTCCATCGTCTCGGTCGGTCCAACACGGCGCAACTGGAAGAGGAACTTGAACGGTATGCGAAGACGACTCCCATCGCCTTAGTGCTTCCCTCCCTCTATGCGGAACTAGAGCGGCCGGCCCTGAAGGGCATCGTTGAGACATTGAGCAAGGTTCGCTATATCAATGAAATCGTCATCTCTCTGGATCAGGCTTCCGCACTGGATTTCCGGTTCGCTAAGCAATTCTTTTCCCAGCTGCCCCAGCGAGTCCGCGTTATTTGGAACGACGGATCGAGGATCCAGGCGATCCTGAACACGCTGGTCTCACACGAACTCGATATCGGACTACAGGGCAAGGGACGCGGATGTTGGACGGCCTATGGTTACGTACTGGCGAGAGGACAGAGTCAGGTCATCGCCCTGCATGACTGCGACATTGTGAGCTATGACCGTCAGTACCTGGCGCGTCTCTGCTATCCCGTTGCGAACCCGAACCTCGCTTACGAATTTTGCAAAGGGTTTTACAGTCGGGTGACGGACCGTATGCATGGCCGGGTGACGCGCCTCTTCATCACGCCCTTGGTCCGCAGCCTACAACTGTTGGTTGGCCCCCATGCTCTCCTCTCGTTTCTGGACAGTTTCCGCTACCCGCTTGCAGGTGAATTCGCCATGGTGCGGGATCTGGCCTGGATCAACCGAATTCCCGGCGATTGGGGGTTGGAGATCGGTGTACTGGCCGAGGTATACCGCAATTGTGCACTCCGGCGCATCTGCCAAGTGGACATCGCGGATGCCTACGAACACAAACACCAAACGCTGTCGACACACAATCCAGATGCCGGCCTTTTAAAAATGTGCGTCGACATTACTAAATCCCTTTTTCGCAACTTGGCCAGTGAAGGGTTGGTTCTTTCTGAAAGCACCCTCAAGACGTTGCGAGCCACTTACCTTCAAGCCGCCCAAGAGGCCATCAGTCGCTACGAAAATGATGCCGCGATCAACAGCCTCCGTTTTGATCGCCATGAAGAACGCCAGGCCGTGGAGGTCTTCCTTCGTGGGATGACGTTGGCAACGGACAGCTTTCTCGAAGATCCGCTGGGTGTTCCCATGATCTCGAATTGGAGCCGTGTGACCCATGCCGTACCGGATATGTTCCAACGGCTGATGGATGCCGTTGAACAAGACCATGCATGGAATCCCACCGCCGACACACCGCAGCTTGTCTCATGA
- a CDS encoding putative Pyruvate decarboxylase, with protein MGDKATIGSAVLDRLHRLGVRHIFGIPGDYVLSLYQLIEASPIKHVGTTREDCAGFAADAYARINGIGAVCVTYCVGGLNTVNAIACAYAERSPVVLLTGSPGLSERTRTPYLHHMVRDFATQREVFERMTVAAVTLDDPLTAEREMDQAFAALLRYRRPIYIEIPRDMVHCPLTGGMKPICIEDTPSDPAALEEALSEVRIMLASAKRPAMLVGAEVGRFGLQDDLARLVERLNIPIASTLLGKSIIREDHPLYVGVYGGLIGREEVQQFINDSDCLLILGSILSDVEDLDARSPLLSEGRTIHATADRVAIKHHRYESIKFQDFVQGLVRSPLPSFSHTPRPLPVRAVATSSVQNLDAPVTLEGLFRHLDTVLTEKTVVIADVGESLFAAADLHVRHRFEFLSPAYYTSMGFAVPAALGASFADPSLRPIVLVGDGAFQMTGTELASCVRYGQAPIVILLNNRGYSTEREILEGPFNDVHEWQYERVCELIGGGKGSRVSTQREFEQGLAAAFGDGSQLHLLNVLLSPNDRSPGMVRLARRLGKKLSTDKP; from the coding sequence ATGGGCGACAAAGCCACTATTGGTTCCGCTGTGTTGGATCGTCTGCATCGCCTCGGCGTTCGCCATATCTTCGGCATTCCGGGTGACTATGTCCTCTCCCTCTATCAATTGATCGAAGCCTCACCGATTAAACACGTGGGAACGACGCGAGAAGATTGCGCCGGGTTTGCAGCGGACGCCTATGCCCGAATCAACGGGATCGGTGCGGTCTGTGTAACCTACTGCGTCGGTGGGCTCAATACCGTCAACGCCATCGCTTGCGCCTATGCCGAACGGTCGCCGGTCGTCCTCCTGACCGGTTCACCAGGCCTGTCTGAACGAACTCGCACCCCCTACTTACATCACATGGTCCGAGATTTTGCCACTCAGCGAGAGGTGTTCGAACGGATGACTGTGGCTGCGGTCACGCTGGACGATCCCCTGACTGCTGAGCGCGAGATGGATCAAGCCTTTGCCGCCCTGCTTCGCTACCGCCGCCCCATTTATATCGAAATCCCCCGCGACATGGTCCACTGTCCGTTGACTGGAGGAATGAAGCCGATCTGCATCGAAGATACGCCGAGCGACCCAGCCGCGTTAGAGGAAGCGCTCAGCGAAGTACGGATCATGCTGGCCTCGGCGAAACGGCCGGCTATGCTCGTCGGCGCCGAAGTGGGCCGCTTCGGGCTACAGGACGACTTGGCCCGCTTGGTCGAACGTCTCAATATCCCCATCGCCTCAACCTTGCTCGGCAAATCAATCATTCGGGAAGACCATCCGCTCTATGTGGGCGTGTACGGCGGACTCATCGGCCGAGAAGAAGTCCAGCAGTTCATCAATGACTCCGACTGTCTGTTGATCCTGGGATCCATCTTATCTGATGTGGAAGACCTAGATGCACGATCGCCCTTGTTGTCGGAAGGACGGACCATTCATGCGACGGCTGACCGTGTCGCCATCAAACACCACCGGTATGAATCGATCAAGTTCCAGGATTTTGTCCAGGGCCTGGTACGATCCCCGCTTCCCTCGTTTTCTCATACTCCACGCCCGCTTCCGGTTCGAGCCGTCGCGACTTCGTCGGTTCAGAACTTGGATGCGCCCGTCACGCTGGAGGGGCTGTTCCGTCATCTGGATACGGTCCTCACTGAAAAGACCGTCGTGATCGCCGACGTGGGGGAATCGCTCTTCGCGGCGGCCGATCTACATGTGCGCCATCGGTTTGAGTTTCTGTCTCCTGCCTACTACACGTCGATGGGCTTTGCCGTTCCGGCTGCCCTAGGGGCTTCGTTCGCCGACCCCAGTTTACGGCCCATTGTCTTGGTAGGAGACGGAGCGTTTCAGATGACGGGAACTGAGTTAGCCAGCTGCGTGCGCTATGGCCAGGCCCCAATTGTCATCTTACTCAATAACCGGGGTTATTCGACAGAGCGAGAGATTTTGGAAGGCCCTTTCAACGATGTGCATGAATGGCAGTATGAACGTGTGTGCGAGTTGATCGGCGGCGGGAAAGGTTCTCGAGTGAGTACGCAGAGGGAATTTGAACAGGGTCTAGCCGCCGCCTTTGGAGACGGAAGCCAGCTTCATCTCCTCAACGTTCTGTTGAGCCCAAATGACCGTTCCCCTGGCATGGTGCGATTGGCACGTCGTCTCGGGAAGAAACTTTCGACGGATAAGCCATAG
- a CDS encoding hypothetical protein (conserved protein of unknown function) — protein sequence MPYYYFDSTALVKRYSMERGTRIVNKLMVKRGKVAIVPTWSVTDFYAILCARAQEGKITRDDCYSVLHKFEIESKQGLYQFITPRVETYLATKELVLEYPFLRSPQVMHLALALELKPLRLTVVSADTQLLAASKTAGLHIINPAED from the coding sequence ATGCCGTATTACTATTTTGATTCAACCGCGCTGGTGAAGCGTTACAGTATGGAGCGAGGTACGCGGATCGTGAATAAGTTGATGGTGAAACGCGGGAAGGTGGCGATCGTTCCGACGTGGTCCGTCACGGACTTCTACGCGATCCTGTGTGCACGTGCACAAGAGGGAAAGATTACGCGGGATGATTGTTACTCTGTCTTGCATAAATTCGAGATCGAGTCCAAACAGGGGCTCTATCAGTTTATCACCCCGAGAGTAGAGACCTATCTTGCAACTAAGGAATTGGTCTTAGAGTATCCGTTCCTCCGATCGCCTCAAGTGATGCACCTAGCATTAGCCTTGGAGCTGAAGCCGTTACGACTAACTGTTGTCAGTGCGGACACGCAACTCTTAGCTGCGTCAAAAACCGCGGGGCTCCACATTATTAATCCGGCAGAGGACTAG
- a CDS encoding hypothetical protein (conserved membrane protein of unknown function) produces the protein MTSSWEQTVLGPVADLAGYLLAIVPHLLSMLILLLAGLGVAWGIGHLMERLLRVVGLDRICGRIGLAAVLLRGGMKADPSYIIGRITYWLIVMLAIAASLGALNVTPINEAARSLLSYLPHVITAAVIGIAGYLISNFASQAVLIAAVNAGIPPAQWVALGTRWGIQLLAIAMALEQLRIARHIVVVGFGISWGGLVLAAALALGLGGQELAKEFLERRLGRHSRAQINENLRHL, from the coding sequence ATGACATCAAGCTGGGAACAGACAGTACTCGGACCTGTGGCTGACCTCGCAGGATACCTCCTCGCGATCGTGCCTCATCTCCTGTCTATGCTCATTCTTCTGCTTGCTGGCCTTGGTGTAGCGTGGGGGATCGGCCATTTGATGGAACGGCTGCTTCGCGTCGTCGGTTTAGATCGGATCTGCGGTCGCATCGGCCTTGCGGCGGTGCTCCTGAGAGGGGGCATGAAAGCTGATCCGTCTTACATCATCGGCCGTATCACATATTGGCTCATCGTGATGCTCGCCATTGCGGCTTCGCTTGGTGCGCTCAACGTGACGCCGATCAATGAAGCGGCCCGCTCGCTGTTGTCGTATCTTCCGCATGTGATCACCGCCGCCGTCATCGGAATCGCCGGCTATCTCATCTCGAATTTTGCTTCTCAGGCCGTGCTTATCGCCGCGGTCAATGCAGGCATACCGCCAGCTCAGTGGGTCGCTCTCGGAACACGATGGGGCATTCAGTTGTTGGCGATCGCCATGGCACTCGAACAACTCAGGATTGCCCGGCATATCGTCGTCGTTGGATTCGGTATTAGCTGGGGAGGCCTTGTGCTGGCTGCTGCTCTTGCCTTAGGGTTGGGAGGACAGGAGCTGGCAAAAGAGTTCTTGGAACGACGTCTGGGGAGACATTCCCGGGCACAGATCAACGAAAACTTACGACATCTTTAA
- a CDS encoding Ribosomal RNA large subunit methyltransferase I, translating into MTSMAHVRLTSIRTPEGRPLWLFASHVGPLTGEAAAGDLVDVLTPNGQFYGRGLYNPASKIRVRLLTFEDEPIDETFWRGRIQQAIRLRQRVVAQSNAYRLIYAEGDRLPGLIVDRYDQLLVMQCLSFGMDSRKELIADVLMKELNLTRVYLRNEAKSRQLEGLPLERRFLCGSGPTQVEIQEGNAKFLVDVEKGQKTGWFCDQRENRLAAAKLAAGAEVLEVFCHTGAFGIHAALAGAVSVEGLDVSLDTLAMAKTQAGMNKVADRCIYRQADAFEEMRKLVKEGRRYDLVILDPPAFARSQQALAGALTGYKDVNLLGLKLLKPEGFLVTSSCSHPVSEADLWKSIRLAARDAKRDIRLIEQRGQSADHPILASMPETRYLKCFIVQVL; encoded by the coding sequence ATGACATCCATGGCCCACGTCCGCCTCACTTCGATCCGTACCCCGGAGGGGCGGCCTCTCTGGCTCTTTGCCAGTCACGTTGGGCCGCTTACTGGTGAAGCAGCGGCCGGGGACTTGGTCGATGTCCTGACCCCTAATGGACAATTTTACGGACGTGGTCTCTACAACCCTGCTTCGAAAATCCGCGTTCGCCTCCTGACATTTGAGGATGAGCCGATCGATGAGACGTTCTGGCGGGGAAGAATCCAGCAGGCGATCCGCTTACGGCAGCGCGTGGTTGCGCAATCCAATGCCTATCGGCTGATCTATGCCGAGGGCGATCGACTACCGGGGTTGATCGTGGATCGCTACGATCAGCTGCTGGTCATGCAGTGCCTCTCGTTCGGCATGGATAGTCGCAAAGAACTCATCGCCGACGTCCTGATGAAGGAATTGAATCTGACAAGGGTCTATCTACGGAACGAGGCCAAGAGCCGGCAACTCGAAGGATTGCCGCTTGAACGGAGATTTCTCTGCGGCAGCGGCCCGACACAGGTGGAGATTCAGGAAGGGAACGCGAAGTTTCTAGTCGATGTCGAGAAGGGACAGAAGACCGGCTGGTTTTGCGATCAACGGGAAAATCGGTTGGCGGCGGCCAAGCTCGCGGCAGGAGCGGAGGTGCTGGAAGTATTCTGCCATACCGGTGCCTTCGGCATTCATGCCGCGCTCGCCGGAGCCGTCTCAGTGGAGGGCCTTGATGTTAGTCTAGACACACTGGCCATGGCCAAAACGCAGGCCGGGATGAACAAGGTAGCGGATCGCTGCATCTATCGCCAAGCCGATGCGTTCGAGGAGATGCGTAAGCTGGTGAAGGAGGGCCGACGCTATGACCTTGTGATCCTCGATCCTCCAGCCTTTGCCCGCAGTCAACAGGCCTTGGCTGGCGCGCTGACTGGGTATAAGGATGTCAATCTCTTGGGGCTGAAGCTGCTCAAGCCGGAAGGGTTTCTCGTGACCAGCTCCTGTTCTCATCCCGTCTCTGAGGCAGATCTCTGGAAGAGCATCCGCCTGGCAGCGCGCGACGCCAAACGAGACATTCGCTTGATCGAACAGCGGGGCCAAAGCGCCGACCATCCCATCCTCGCCAGCATGCCCGAGACGCGGTATCTGAAGTGCTTCATCGTGCAGGTATTGTAG
- a CDS encoding Glucosyl-3-phosphoglycerate/mannosyl-3-phosphogly cerate phosphatase, which produces MSRFLLFTDLDGSLLDSTTYSFDEAKPAIDVLRAKNIPVILVSGKTRAEMEPLREQLDHQAPFIVENGAAVYVPFEIFDFTPERSRRRSSYHVIELGTPYALLRDVLRQIEDAVGTPLRGFGDLSVDETMATTGLSREDALRAMLREFDEPFLVNGPPKLIEEICRQIVTRGLNWTRGGRFFHLTGNNDKGRAAEILLRCYKRQGRERDLPDFETIGIGDSLNDLPLLLSVDHPVLVQKPDGSYDPDINLPNLIRAPDIGPAGWNRAVLDLLQQASEEVTSGRPVNIRTG; this is translated from the coding sequence ATGTCACGGTTCCTATTATTCACGGATCTGGACGGTTCGCTCTTAGACAGCACCACGTACTCGTTCGACGAAGCAAAGCCGGCGATCGACGTGCTCCGCGCAAAGAACATTCCGGTCATTTTGGTCTCAGGAAAGACTCGTGCCGAGATGGAACCGCTTCGAGAACAATTGGATCACCAGGCCCCCTTTATCGTTGAGAACGGAGCGGCGGTGTATGTCCCGTTTGAGATTTTTGACTTCACGCCGGAACGATCACGTCGCCGTTCCTCGTATCATGTCATCGAGTTAGGCACACCCTATGCCCTCCTCCGCGACGTATTGAGGCAAATTGAAGATGCAGTGGGAACCCCACTCCGAGGGTTCGGTGACCTTTCGGTCGATGAGACCATGGCGACGACGGGGCTTTCGCGTGAAGATGCGCTACGGGCCATGCTTCGGGAGTTTGATGAGCCGTTCTTGGTCAACGGTCCTCCGAAGCTGATCGAGGAAATCTGCCGTCAGATTGTGACTCGCGGGTTGAACTGGACGAGAGGGGGACGCTTCTTTCACTTGACCGGAAATAACGACAAAGGGCGGGCCGCTGAAATTCTTCTCCGCTGTTACAAGCGACAAGGACGAGAACGCGACCTGCCGGATTTCGAAACCATCGGCATCGGTGATAGCCTCAACGATCTTCCTCTGTTACTTTCGGTTGATCATCCAGTGTTGGTGCAAAAGCCAGACGGGTCGTATGATCCGGACATCAATCTCCCAAACCTCATTCGTGCGCCAGACATCGGCCCTGCCGGATGGAACCGGGCTGTTCTCGACCTTCTTCAGCAAGCCTCGGAAGAGGTAACTTCTGGGCGACCAGTCAATATCAGAACCGGCTGA
- a CDS encoding hypothetical protein (conserved protein of unknown function): protein MKKSDELSVSRAPRSRGRGLTKSGQKVSSRLAKRRLNDRLKEDTVSFNQGNLADTFRKEGYEEVPLDELQDRLSKLQGPLAEIILKGRV, encoded by the coding sequence GTGAAAAAATCAGATGAACTGTCTGTCAGTCGTGCTCCACGCAGTCGGGGTAGAGGGCTGACCAAGTCCGGGCAAAAGGTTTCAAGCCGACTGGCGAAACGACGCTTGAATGACCGTCTGAAGGAAGACACCGTGTCGTTCAATCAGGGTAATTTGGCCGATACTTTTCGTAAGGAAGGGTATGAAGAGGTGCCACTCGATGAATTGCAGGACCGGCTCTCCAAGCTCCAAGGGCCGCTGGCCGAGATCATTCTGAAGGGGAGGGTATAA